The following proteins come from a genomic window of Papaver somniferum cultivar HN1 unplaced genomic scaffold, ASM357369v1 unplaced-scaffold_65, whole genome shotgun sequence:
- the LOC113343631 gene encoding extensin-3-like → MALKALVFVLVSLFVVVSQASHATPPPPKVPAVAPVRAPYVPSIVRAPHPPTPVRVRAPPPPPIIRRTPLPPVRVRAPLPPIRRRAPPPPVTRRAPPPPYRSRAPPPPFTVRAPPPPVKARTPPPPYTTRTPPPPGRGRTPPPPAKVTYPPPPPAVVKSPPAKVQSPVPLSACHGLCLTRCGKHSRPNRCMRACESCCKECRCVPTGTHSNYKTCPPCYHQKRTKDGKHKCP, encoded by the exons ATGGCTTTGAAAGCTTTAGTCTTCGTCTTAGtctctctttttgttgttgtatcaCAG GCATCACATGCGACTCCACCACCCCCTAAGGTTCCTGCGGTAGCTCCGGTGAGAGCTCCATATGTGCCTTCTATCGTTAGAGCCCCACATCCACCAACTCCAGTCAGAGTAcgagctccaccaccacctcctatcATAAGAAGAACACCACTACCTCCTGTCAGAGTAAGAGCTCCACTACCTCCTATCAGAAGAAGAGCCCCACCACCTCCTGTCACAAGACGAGCCCCACCACCTCCTTATAGATCACGAGCACCACCACCTCCTTTCACTGTACGAGCTCCACCACCTCCAGTCAAAGCACGAACTCCACCACCTCCTTATACAACACGAACTCCACCACCACCTGGTAGAGGAAGGACACCACCGCCTCCAGCCAAAGTCACatacccaccaccaccaccagccgtAGTGAAAAGCCCTCCAGCGAAGGTGCAGTCTCCAGTTCCTCTTTCAGCTTGTCATGGACTGTGTTTGACCAGATGTGGAAAACACTCAAGACCGAACCGTTGTATGAGAGCCTGTGAGTCATGTTGTAAAGAATGCAGGTGTGTTCCAACCGGTACTCATAGTAACTACAAAACATGTCCACCGTGTTACCATCAAAAGAGAACCAAAGACGGCAAACACAAGTGCCCTTAA